The proteins below come from a single Mucilaginibacter mali genomic window:
- the tamL gene encoding translocation and assembly module lipoprotein TamL — MKAYTGIKYQSFTILIALFVFVVSGCSLTRRLKPNESLVRKITIKGVDKEFSEAALTYVDKQQQPNNWINLNLYYMFSKNGKNDVGEPPAILDSSLVEYSRVQIEKFLQNKGYLKAKVIDSIIIKKKKAQLIFTATEGPMFRIRKFQDSIADKNIERLYRNNRTQFSHIQPGKRYDKDSLAYDRDEIYQLMKRNGYYDFYRQYITYDYDTTFNNSVADVIMKIRNPEGKAFHPVYRINNTLITISNSNSRYPGKPDTLQVDSQFRFVDFSRFFKPKAVTYYVFQKKGDIYNIDMQGLTTSRLSELNVFRNVPNPTYTKLPDSTNRLDTKIELIPLKKMSDRIEPEFIFNGGRYGYNLGNTFTNRNLFGRAEILQFKINWSVLFDKSSGQGAAGIQNQDFRTGISLAYPRIITPFNLPILGKYGVPHTTFSTNYSLFYQKGLVTRESFINSLTYDFAETGHKLHTLTPISIEYSTGKIDSAAREELLKINRYSYVFLIGRTVFTIGSQYTYQVNADLLNSIGSFEYFRGSLDVAGNTLGLLTKALNTKRDTSGAYTIFGQPFSQYTKAEVDFRVYRNVGGERQIVFRINPGIGVPYGNSRQLVFEKNFYAGGANDNRAWLPRTLGPGNFNRSIYPDSTTRNRLKYLDQFGEIKIQGNLEYRFKIADNFFGSKLKGATFTDFGNVWRLRNEVESPGGQFSLNSLFKGAAIGVGAGLRFDLTFFVFRLDAAFKFKDPQFTGADQWVLLRHGNELFHAGAFKNNYLITNGESYNFMQLNFGIGLPF; from the coding sequence TTGAAAGCATATACCGGTATAAAATATCAAAGCTTTACCATACTTATCGCCCTGTTTGTTTTCGTGGTTTCGGGATGCAGTTTAACGCGCCGCTTAAAACCTAATGAATCGCTGGTGCGCAAAATTACAATAAAAGGTGTAGATAAAGAATTTAGTGAAGCCGCGCTCACCTATGTTGATAAGCAACAGCAGCCAAACAACTGGATAAACCTGAACCTGTATTATATGTTCAGCAAAAACGGGAAGAACGATGTGGGTGAACCACCCGCTATTCTCGACAGCAGTTTGGTTGAATACTCGCGGGTGCAGATAGAAAAATTCCTGCAAAACAAAGGCTACCTGAAGGCTAAGGTTATCGATTCCATCATTATTAAAAAGAAAAAAGCCCAGCTGATCTTTACCGCCACTGAAGGGCCAATGTTCAGGATCCGTAAGTTTCAGGATAGTATTGCTGATAAAAATATCGAGCGGCTTTATCGTAACAACCGCACGCAATTTTCGCACATACAACCGGGCAAGCGTTACGATAAGGATAGCCTGGCCTACGATCGTGATGAGATATACCAGCTGATGAAGCGTAACGGTTATTACGATTTTTATCGCCAGTATATCACCTACGATTACGATACTACTTTTAACAATAGCGTGGCTGATGTGATCATGAAGATCAGGAACCCGGAAGGGAAAGCCTTTCACCCGGTTTACCGGATCAATAATACCCTCATCACCATATCAAACAGCAACAGCCGCTACCCGGGTAAGCCCGATACCCTGCAGGTTGACTCGCAGTTTCGCTTTGTGGATTTTTCCCGCTTTTTTAAACCAAAGGCGGTTACTTACTATGTGTTCCAAAAAAAGGGTGATATCTACAATATCGATATGCAGGGCCTCACTACCAGCCGGCTTTCCGAGTTGAACGTATTCCGTAATGTGCCCAATCCCACTTATACCAAGCTGCCCGATAGTACCAACCGGCTGGATACCAAGATAGAACTGATCCCTCTGAAAAAGATGAGCGACCGGATAGAGCCCGAGTTTATCTTTAATGGCGGGCGATATGGCTATAACCTGGGTAATACCTTTACCAACCGTAACCTGTTTGGCCGTGCCGAAATATTACAGTTTAAAATAAACTGGAGTGTGCTGTTTGATAAATCGAGCGGGCAGGGCGCGGCGGGCATCCAAAACCAGGATTTCAGGACGGGTATCAGCCTGGCTTATCCGCGTATTATCACGCCGTTTAACTTGCCTATTTTGGGTAAGTACGGGGTGCCGCATACTACTTTCTCCACCAACTACTCTTTGTTTTATCAAAAGGGGCTGGTTACCCGCGAAAGTTTTATTAACTCCCTTACTTACGATTTTGCCGAGACCGGCCATAAACTGCACACGTTAACGCCCATCAGTATCGAGTATTCTACCGGTAAGATTGATTCGGCCGCACGTGAGGAGTTGCTGAAGATCAACCGTTACTCGTATGTGTTCCTTATCGGCCGTACCGTATTTACTATCGGCAGCCAGTACACCTACCAGGTAAATGCCGACTTGTTGAACTCCATCGGTAGCTTCGAATATTTCCGTGGTTCGCTTGATGTGGCTGGTAATACGCTCGGTTTGCTCACAAAAGCGCTTAATACCAAACGCGATACATCCGGCGCGTATACCATTTTTGGCCAACCCTTTTCGCAGTATACCAAGGCCGAGGTAGATTTTAGGGTATACCGAAATGTAGGCGGCGAGCGACAGATCGTGTTCCGCATCAATCCCGGCATCGGTGTGCCTTACGGCAACAGCAGGCAATTGGTGTTCGAGAAGAATTTTTATGCCGGCGGCGCCAATGATAACCGTGCCTGGCTACCGCGCACTTTGGGCCCCGGTAATTTTAACCGCTCCATTTACCCCGACAGTACTACCCGCAACCGCCTGAAATACCTCGACCAGTTTGGCGAAATTAAGATACAGGGTAACCTGGAGTACCGTTTTAAGATAGCCGATAACTTTTTCGGTTCGAAACTAAAGGGCGCTACCTTTACCGATTTTGGCAACGTTTGGCGCCTGCGTAACGAGGTGGAAAGTCCCGGCGGCCAGTTTAGCTTAAACAGCCTGTTTAAAGGGGCAGCAATTGGCGTGGGTGCCGGTTTGCGCTTTGATCTTACCTTCTTTGTGTTCAGGCTGGATGCTGCCTTTAAATTTAAAGATCCGCAATTCACCGGGGCCGATCAGTGGGTGTTGCTGCGCCATGGTAACGAGTTATTCCATGCCGGGGCATTCAAAAATAATTACCTCATCACCAATGGCGAAAGCTACAACTTTATGCAGCTGAACTTTGGTATCGGCTTGCCGTTTTAG
- a CDS encoding RrF2 family transcriptional regulator, which yields MLSKKTKYAIKALVILGKHRDKPPLQISWIAEQEKIPKKFLEQILLDLRNAGFLYSKKGAGGGYSLNKDPKDIYLVNVLRITDGPIAMVPCASLNFYHRCDECHQETTCGIRDVFIEVRDATLKILSETSIADIINRETNLIGII from the coding sequence ATGCTTTCCAAAAAAACCAAATATGCCATTAAGGCATTAGTAATACTGGGTAAACACCGGGACAAACCACCCTTGCAAATTTCGTGGATAGCTGAACAAGAGAAGATCCCCAAGAAGTTTTTAGAGCAGATACTGCTTGATTTACGTAACGCGGGATTTTTGTACAGCAAAAAAGGCGCGGGTGGCGGTTACAGCTTAAACAAAGACCCCAAGGATATTTACCTGGTAAACGTATTGCGCATTACCGATGGCCCTATTGCCATGGTACCCTGCGCCAGCTTAAATTTTTACCATCGCTGCGATGAATGCCACCAGGAAACCACCTGCGGTATCCGCGATGTGTTTATTGAAGTTCGCGACGCCACGCTGAAGATCCTCAGCGAAACCAGCATAGCAGATATTATCAACCGGGAGACGAATTTGATAGGGATCATTTAA
- a CDS encoding spore protein yields MGVTRLKRKDRRNKTFSRLEVQFLKLATNIELGSRSAESKHSQITKNNIALATAAAAN; encoded by the coding sequence ATGGGCGTTACACGTTTAAAAAGAAAAGACAGAAGGAACAAAACTTTCTCACGTTTAGAAGTACAGTTCCTGAAATTAGCTACCAACATTGAATTAGGTAGCCGTTCTGCTGAATCAAAACACAGCCAGATCACTAAAAACAACATAGCTTTAGCTACAGCTGCTGCTGCTAACTAA
- a CDS encoding SGNH/GDSL hydrolase family protein, with product MNTSRRSFITTAAIGTLASLSIPEIAAAAFAEGNGKKITLNNNDVVLFQGDSITDSGRDKKSTAANNVACMGSGYALVAGSTLLFNNPDKNLQIYNKGISGNKVFQLADRWDADCLDLKPNVLSIFVGVNDYWHTLTAKPPYTGTIETYRTDYKKLIDRTKQALPDVKLIICEPYAINGVKSVTDAWYPKFPEFQVAAREIADQYGAAFVPFQSAVDKAMKKAPGAYWTGDGVHPNMAGITLLAHTWLEAIK from the coding sequence ATGAACACTTCGCGCCGCTCTTTTATTACTACTGCTGCCATCGGTACATTGGCAAGTTTATCTATCCCCGAAATTGCCGCTGCCGCTTTTGCAGAAGGCAATGGTAAAAAAATCACGCTTAATAATAACGACGTGGTACTGTTTCAAGGCGATTCCATTACCGACTCAGGCCGCGATAAAAAGAGTACAGCTGCCAACAATGTGGCCTGTATGGGCAGCGGTTACGCGCTTGTAGCGGGTTCTACCCTATTGTTTAATAATCCCGATAAAAACCTGCAGATCTATAACAAAGGCATCAGCGGCAATAAAGTATTTCAACTGGCCGACCGCTGGGATGCCGATTGCCTTGACCTGAAACCTAACGTGCTGAGTATTTTTGTTGGTGTTAACGATTACTGGCATACGCTTACCGCTAAACCACCATACACCGGCACTATTGAAACCTATCGCACCGACTATAAAAAACTCATCGACCGTACCAAACAAGCCCTGCCCGATGTAAAACTGATCATCTGCGAGCCTTATGCCATCAATGGTGTAAAATCGGTAACCGATGCATGGTACCCTAAATTCCCTGAGTTCCAGGTGGCGGCGCGGGAGATAGCCGATCAATATGGTGCGGCATTCGTTCCGTTCCAATCGGCTGTTGATAAGGCTATGAAAAAGGCACCGGGGGCTTATTGGACAGGCGACGGTGTACACCCCAACATGGCGGGCATCACTCTTCTGGCCCATACCTGGCTGGAAGCGATCAAGTAA
- a CDS encoding ABC-F family ATP-binding cassette domain-containing protein: protein MLLLQDITYIHPNKDALFTGIDLIVNKHCKAALIGNNGAGKSTLLQLLAGNLSPSSGLVKASSRPWYVPQILGQFNNCTVARALQIDGKLTALHQILAGEVSSENMALLDDDWGIEERCTEAFAYWQLDGVDLQQAMGSLSGGQKTKVMLAGIRIHRPEIVLLDEPSNHLDMAGRALLYQYLQTTNHTLLVVSHDRTLLNLLDTVFELSKRGITTYGGNYDFYAAQKAIATEALNNDVRNREKELRKARDTERAAMERQQKLDARGKKKQEKAGVPTIMMNTLRNKAERSTAQMRGVHAEKVGDIAQKLSELRRELPGTDKMKMDLDNSALHRGKVLVNANSVNIGYGDNLLWRDGIDFKITSGARMAIKGPNGSGKTSLIRLVLGQLLPLAGKLDKATFTSVYIDQDYSLINQLLTVYGQAQQFNTGALQEHDIKIRLNRFLFTADDWDKSCNALSGGEKMRLMLCCLAIGNQAPDMMILDEPTNNLDMQNVEILTNAINQYRGTLLVVSHDEWFLKEIGVEEEIVVGG from the coding sequence ATGCTTCTTCTTCAGGATATTACTTATATACACCCCAACAAGGATGCCCTGTTTACCGGCATCGATCTTATTGTAAATAAACATTGCAAAGCCGCGCTGATAGGGAATAACGGCGCCGGAAAATCAACCCTGTTACAACTGCTGGCCGGCAACTTAAGTCCTTCCTCGGGATTGGTGAAAGCCAGCTCCCGGCCCTGGTATGTGCCGCAAATTTTAGGTCAGTTTAATAATTGTACCGTGGCCCGGGCTTTGCAAATTGATGGCAAGCTGACCGCCCTGCACCAAATTTTGGCCGGTGAAGTAAGCAGCGAAAATATGGCCCTGCTTGATGATGATTGGGGCATTGAAGAGCGCTGTACCGAAGCTTTTGCCTATTGGCAACTGGATGGTGTTGACCTGCAGCAAGCAATGGGTAGCCTTAGCGGCGGGCAAAAAACTAAGGTGATGTTAGCGGGTATCAGGATACACCGCCCTGAAATTGTGCTGCTCGATGAGCCGAGCAACCACCTTGACATGGCAGGCCGGGCATTGCTTTATCAATACCTGCAAACTACCAATCATACGCTGCTGGTGGTGAGCCATGACAGGACTTTGCTTAACCTGCTTGATACGGTTTTTGAACTCAGCAAGCGCGGCATAACCACTTATGGCGGTAATTATGATTTTTATGCCGCCCAAAAAGCCATCGCCACCGAAGCGCTGAACAACGATGTACGTAACCGCGAAAAGGAACTGCGCAAAGCCCGGGATACCGAGCGGGCGGCGATGGAAAGACAGCAGAAACTGGACGCCCGTGGTAAAAAGAAACAGGAAAAGGCCGGTGTGCCCACCATCATGATGAACACATTGCGGAACAAGGCCGAGCGCAGCACCGCCCAAATGCGCGGCGTACATGCCGAAAAAGTAGGCGATATTGCCCAAAAGCTAAGTGAACTGCGCCGCGAATTGCCCGGTACCGATAAAATGAAGATGGACCTGGATAATTCGGCTTTGCATAGGGGTAAGGTGTTGGTGAACGCAAATAGCGTTAATATTGGTTATGGCGATAATTTGCTTTGGCGCGATGGCATCGACTTTAAAATAACCAGTGGCGCGCGGATGGCCATTAAAGGGCCTAATGGTTCGGGGAAGACCAGTCTCATCAGGCTGGTGTTGGGACAGCTGTTACCGCTTGCGGGGAAACTTGATAAAGCCACGTTCACATCGGTTTATATCGACCAGGATTATTCGCTTATTAACCAGCTGCTTACGGTTTACGGACAGGCGCAGCAGTTTAACACAGGCGCATTGCAGGAACATGATATCAAGATCCGCCTTAACCGCTTCCTGTTTACGGCCGATGACTGGGATAAATCCTGCAATGCCCTAAGCGGCGGCGAAAAAATGCGGCTGATGCTGTGCTGCCTGGCCATTGGCAACCAGGCGCCCGATATGATGATATTGGATGAGCCGACCAATAACCTGGATATGCAAAATGTAGAGATATTGACCAATGCCATTAATCAATACCGGGGCACGCTGCTGGTGGTATCGCACGATGAATGGTTTTTAAAGGAGATAGGAGTGGAGGAAGAGATTGTGGTGGGGGGATAA
- a CDS encoding PAS domain-containing sensor histidine kinase, which translates to MAPINPIDHNQGLSESEARYRALVTATSDVVYRMNPDWSVMRQLEGGDFLTDTGKPIADWMAKYIHPVDQERVKAAIAGAIRTKSMFQLEHRVLTADGELGWTSSKAVPILDDKGEIIEWFGAANNISDRKQMEEALQQAKEEAEQQKRLYEAVASNTPDLVYIFGLDYSFTYANPALLNMWGKTREEAIGKRLLENGYEPWHAEMHEREIDHIVNTKETVRGEVAFPHATLGRRVYDYILVPVINEQGEVESIAGTTRDISEIKANEQRKNDFISMVSHELKTPLTSVISYVQITQKRAAENNDQVSADMLTRAGKQLNKMTNMINGFLNVSRLESGHIQIDHKPFNLALLVQEIKEEAMATIYSHKVLFWPMDEIWVNADREKIGQVFNNLLSNAVKYSSTGSQINIACIAMGNDVQVSVTDEGMGINPPDLPRLFERYYRVKEAEISHIAGFGIGLYLCAEIIKRHGGTIWAESEPGKGSTFYFKLPVMEKA; encoded by the coding sequence ATGGCTCCAATAAACCCCATCGATCATAACCAGGGTCTTAGTGAAAGCGAGGCGCGTTACCGCGCGCTGGTAACCGCTACATCAGATGTAGTTTATCGTATGAACCCCGATTGGAGCGTGATGCGACAGCTGGAAGGCGGCGATTTCCTTACCGATACGGGCAAACCCATAGCCGACTGGATGGCTAAATATATTCATCCGGTTGACCAGGAGCGCGTTAAGGCTGCCATTGCCGGGGCCATCCGTACCAAAAGCATGTTCCAGTTAGAGCACCGGGTGTTGACGGCCGACGGCGAATTGGGCTGGACATCATCTAAAGCGGTGCCTATTTTGGATGACAAGGGCGAAATAATTGAATGGTTTGGCGCGGCAAATAACATCAGCGACCGCAAGCAGATGGAAGAGGCCCTGCAGCAAGCCAAAGAAGAGGCTGAGCAGCAAAAACGCCTTTACGAAGCCGTAGCATCAAACACGCCCGACCTGGTGTATATTTTTGGCCTTGACTACAGTTTCACCTACGCCAACCCGGCCTTACTGAACATGTGGGGCAAAACCCGTGAAGAGGCCATTGGCAAACGATTATTGGAGAACGGCTACGAACCCTGGCATGCCGAAATGCACGAGCGCGAGATAGACCATATTGTGAACACAAAGGAAACCGTGCGTGGCGAGGTGGCCTTTCCGCACGCTACGCTGGGCCGCCGCGTTTATGATTATATACTCGTTCCCGTAATTAACGAGCAGGGCGAGGTAGAATCGATAGCCGGCACCACGCGCGATATCAGCGAGATCAAGGCCAACGAGCAGCGTAAGAACGACTTCATCAGCATGGTGAGCCACGAGTTAAAAACGCCGCTTACATCGGTGATCAGCTACGTACAGATCACCCAAAAGCGGGCAGCCGAAAACAATGACCAGGTATCGGCCGATATGCTGACCCGCGCCGGGAAGCAGCTTAATAAAATGACCAACATGATCAACGGGTTCCTCAACGTTTCGCGTTTAGAATCGGGCCATATCCAGATAGATCATAAACCATTTAACCTGGCGCTACTGGTGCAGGAAATAAAGGAAGAGGCCATGGCCACCATATATAGCCATAAGGTGCTGTTTTGGCCGATGGATGAGATATGGGTAAATGCCGACCGCGAAAAGATTGGCCAGGTTTTTAATAACCTGCTGAGCAACGCGGTGAAGTACTCATCCACCGGCTCGCAAATTAATATTGCCTGCATAGCAATGGGTAACGATGTGCAGGTGAGCGTAACCGACGAAGGCATGGGCATTAATCCACCCGACCTGCCCCGTCTTTTTGAGCGTTATTACCGCGTTAAGGAAGCCGAAATTAGCCATATAGCCGGCTTTGGCATTGGCCTGTACCTATGCGCCGAGATCATCAAACGCCACGGCGGCACCATCTGGGCCGAAAGCGAACCGGGAAAGGGCAGTACTTTTTATTTTAAATTGCCGGTGATGGAGAAGGCGTGA
- a CDS encoding DUF1624 domain-containing protein — protein sequence MTAQPLTAKHRIESIDILRGLIMLIMAIDHTRDFFHAGHPEPTDLAVTTPLLFFTRWITHFCAPIFVFLSGVSAYLAGTRRTKSQFSAFLIKRGLWLLAIEFLVVRLAQTGDPFFHTIIFQVIWAIGGSMVLLGLLVWAPLTVICIIGALIFFGHDILYLVNVGAVGNTFLWKLLLSGRGFGDVWVIDSDHIMIMAYALLPWTGVMLLGYVFGTLYKKDADAAKRRKTLLNWGLGLLALFVVLRYFNFYGDPAPWSSQKTASLSIISFFNVSKYPPSLLYLCMTLGAALIALSQTETVKNKLTDILVIYGNVPMFYYLCHWYLLLITFISLYLGSGYHLNQFDPKTGQPPASFGYGLGGVYLVWLIAIIILYFPCRWYSKYKRAHTQWWLSYL from the coding sequence ATGACCGCTCAACCCCTAACCGCAAAGCACCGCATCGAATCGATAGATATCCTGCGCGGGCTGATCATGCTTATTATGGCTATTGACCATACCCGCGATTTTTTCCATGCCGGGCATCCCGAACCTACCGACCTGGCCGTTACCACGCCGTTATTGTTCTTCACCCGGTGGATCACGCATTTTTGCGCCCCGATATTTGTATTCCTGAGCGGAGTATCGGCTTACCTGGCCGGCACAAGGCGTACCAAAAGCCAGTTCAGCGCCTTTTTAATAAAACGCGGGCTTTGGCTGCTGGCTATCGAATTTTTAGTGGTGCGCCTGGCCCAAACCGGCGATCCGTTTTTTCATACCATCATTTTCCAGGTGATATGGGCCATTGGCGGCAGCATGGTACTGCTGGGCCTGCTGGTATGGGCGCCGCTTACCGTCATCTGTATTATAGGCGCGCTGATCTTCTTCGGCCATGATATCCTGTACCTGGTAAACGTAGGTGCGGTGGGTAACACCTTCTTATGGAAGCTGCTGCTATCGGGCCGTGGATTTGGCGATGTTTGGGTGATTGACAGCGATCATATAATGATAATGGCTTACGCCCTGTTGCCATGGACGGGAGTGATGCTGCTGGGATACGTTTTTGGCACCCTGTATAAAAAAGATGCAGATGCAGCCAAACGCCGGAAAACGCTATTGAATTGGGGCCTGGGCTTGCTGGCGCTGTTTGTGGTGTTGCGGTACTTTAATTTTTATGGCGATCCGGCGCCGTGGTCGTCGCAAAAAACTGCCAGCTTAAGCATTATCTCGTTTTTTAACGTAAGCAAATACCCACCCTCGTTGCTATATCTCTGTATGACCCTCGGTGCCGCTCTTATCGCTCTTTCGCAAACCGAAACCGTTAAAAATAAGCTGACGGATATATTGGTTATTTATGGCAACGTGCCCATGTTTTACTACCTGTGCCACTGGTACCTGCTGCTGATCACGTTTATCAGCCTGTATTTGGGTTCGGGCTATCATTTAAACCAGTTCGACCCAAAGACGGGGCAGCCACCCGCGTCGTTTGGTTATGGGCTTGGTGGTGTTTACCTGGTTTGGCTCATCGCGATCATTATCCTGTATTTTCCATGCCGCTGGTATAGTAAATACAAGCGCGCACATACGCAGTGGTGGTTGAGTTATTTGTAG
- a CDS encoding TrmH family RNA methyltransferase, producing MLSKSQISLFKSLQHKKFRNVHGLFVAEGLKSVTEFIASGYPVQTVYHTAAIAPKMLNLSAKIKFQEISLDELGKISNLTTPQEVIALIKIPELPALQASTLKNKYALVLDGVQDPGNMGTIIRTADWFGIRHIICSQDSVDVYNPKVVQATMGSLARMNIYYTDLQTTILQLKMPVYGAMLNGKNIYYTDFHNEGLIVMGNEGNGIRPAVQKLISNSVTIPGDNMTESLNVAIATAIFCSEIFRKGF from the coding sequence ATGCTTTCAAAATCTCAGATCAGTTTATTTAAATCTTTACAACATAAAAAGTTCCGCAATGTTCATGGTTTATTTGTGGCCGAGGGATTAAAATCTGTAACTGAATTTATCGCATCGGGGTACCCGGTACAAACTGTTTACCATACAGCAGCAATTGCCCCAAAAATGCTGAATTTATCGGCAAAAATAAAGTTCCAGGAAATTTCTTTAGACGAACTGGGTAAGATCAGCAACTTAACCACCCCGCAGGAAGTTATCGCCCTGATAAAAATACCCGAATTACCCGCATTACAAGCGTCTACATTAAAAAATAAATACGCGCTGGTGCTTGATGGCGTGCAGGACCCTGGTAATATGGGCACCATCATCCGCACAGCCGACTGGTTTGGTATCCGGCACATTATATGTTCGCAAGATTCGGTTGATGTATACAACCCTAAAGTTGTGCAGGCTACTATGGGTTCGCTGGCGCGGATGAATATTTATTATACCGATCTGCAAACTACCATCCTTCAATTAAAAATGCCGGTATACGGCGCCATGCTGAATGGTAAAAACATCTATTACACTGATTTTCATAACGAAGGATTGATCGTTATGGGGAACGAAGGCAACGGCATTCGCCCGGCTGTACAAAAGCTCATCAGCAATTCGGTTACCATCCCGGGTGATAATATGACCGAATCGTTAAACGTAGCCATTGCTACCGCGATATTTTGTTCAGAAATATTTCGGAAAGGTTTTTAA
- a CDS encoding quinone-dependent dihydroorotate dehydrogenase — translation MYSLIKPILFKFDPENVHYFVTDGLHLANRIPGGAALSRAVWDVEDKRLEREVFGLKFKNPVGLAAGFDKNGLMIKEMANLGFGFIEVGTVTPLAQPGNPKPRMFRLPADEALINRMGFNNGGVDAMVERIAEYRNSPAAKQQRVIIGGNIGKNKVTPNEDAVNDYIICFDKLFDVVDYFVVNVSSPNTPGLRELQEKGPLLNILNTLQQRNNKNGVSRPILLKIAPDLTNEQLDDIVEIVQQSGIAGVIGTNTTISRDNLGSPDTLKSETGGLSGRPLTNRSTEVISYLHKKSNGSFPIIGVGGIHSAADALDKLNAGASLVQLYTGFIYEGPALIGWINKALLK, via the coding sequence ATGTATTCGCTGATCAAGCCCATCCTTTTTAAATTCGACCCAGAGAACGTTCATTATTTTGTAACCGACGGTTTGCACCTGGCCAACCGCATACCTGGCGGGGCCGCGTTAAGCCGTGCCGTGTGGGATGTTGAAGATAAACGATTGGAGCGCGAGGTATTTGGCCTGAAGTTCAAAAACCCGGTAGGTCTTGCCGCCGGATTTGATAAAAATGGCCTGATGATAAAAGAGATGGCTAACCTTGGTTTTGGTTTTATAGAAGTTGGTACTGTAACACCATTAGCTCAGCCGGGTAACCCCAAACCACGTATGTTTAGGTTACCCGCCGATGAAGCGCTGATCAACCGCATGGGTTTTAACAATGGCGGGGTTGATGCCATGGTAGAACGCATTGCCGAATACCGTAACAGTCCCGCTGCCAAACAGCAACGCGTAATTATTGGGGGTAATATCGGTAAGAACAAAGTTACCCCTAACGAGGACGCTGTTAACGACTATATTATTTGCTTTGATAAGCTGTTTGATGTGGTTGATTACTTTGTGGTGAACGTGAGTTCGCCCAATACCCCCGGTCTGCGCGAATTACAGGAAAAAGGCCCGTTGCTGAACATCCTGAATACACTGCAACAACGTAATAACAAGAACGGCGTATCGCGCCCCATCCTGTTAAAGATAGCTCCCGATCTCACCAACGAGCAGTTGGATGATATTGTAGAGATCGTACAGCAAAGCGGCATTGCCGGGGTGATAGGCACAAACACCACAATTAGCAGAGATAATTTAGGTTCACCTGATACGCTGAAAAGTGAAACCGGCGGTTTGAGCGGCAGGCCATTAACTAACCGTTCAACCGAAGTGATCAGCTATCTGCATAAAAAATCAAATGGTTCGTTCCCCATTATAGGGGTGGGTGGGATTCATTCGGCAGCGGATGCTTTAGATAAACTGAACGCCGGTGCATCGCTGGTACAGTTATATACGGGCTTTATTTATGAAGGGCCAGCGTTGATAGGGTGGATAAATAAGGCTTTATTGAAGTGA